The following are encoded together in the Streptomyces rapamycinicus NRRL 5491 genome:
- a CDS encoding xanthine dehydrogenase family protein molybdopterin-binding subunit has protein sequence MIGQAVNRVDGPLKATGRATYAYEHWEAGQPLYGFIVGATIGKGRITRIDTEDAEGAPGVQLVMTHLNTPAQGPRDESIPFEYWRAQPMLTGPDIHFYGEPVALVVAETFEQARDAADLVEVEYRAGRGRFDFGEFEDDTYIPKTVNAGLPTDTAVGDFDAGFAGAEVKVDQRYTTPYEFSMPIEPNASMVAPRGEDLVVYVSCQITDAARDSVAGTLMMDPERVHIVTPFVGGGFGSKLGIHSETILAALAARALGRPVKVTLTRQQVFQLVGMRPTSDQRVRLGAGHDGRLAAIAHDVTMHTNPDVEYAEQTAATVRSLYAAPHRLTSHRLTALDLPRGTDVRAPGEAPGMLSVESAMDELAEALGMDPVELRIRNEPTVDPERNVPYSDRHLVECLREGARRFGWENRPAAPASVREGRWLIGYGMSAAIRGHFQGPTTVRVRLEPDGTAVIQTDMTDIGTGTYTILTQVGAEGLGLPLERVRIDLGRSDHPSSWGSGGSWGATNSSTALHRACAALRTKLLDAACGDTRSPLHGQDPAAAVFSDGNVAIGGASEALREIVARHHPDGVEAEGQTRFMGDDPNYSDYSINTYGAHFAEVGVDADTAEIRLRRMLSVFSVGRVFNPKTARSQLIGGMIWGVGAALEEEAVVDPRSGAFVNRDFAGYLVPVHGDIPADIEALVLEGYDDKANDLGAKGIGEVGICGSGAAVANAVFNATGVRVRDFPITLEKLLPGLPAMAA, from the coding sequence ATGATCGGGCAAGCTGTGAACCGCGTCGACGGCCCGCTGAAGGCCACCGGCCGGGCCACCTACGCCTACGAGCACTGGGAGGCCGGTCAGCCGCTCTACGGCTTCATCGTCGGCGCGACGATCGGCAAGGGCCGCATCACCCGGATCGACACCGAGGACGCGGAAGGCGCGCCCGGTGTCCAGCTGGTGATGACCCACCTCAACACCCCGGCGCAAGGCCCCCGCGACGAGTCCATTCCCTTCGAGTACTGGCGCGCGCAGCCGATGCTGACCGGCCCGGACATCCACTTCTACGGCGAGCCGGTGGCATTGGTCGTCGCCGAGACCTTCGAGCAGGCCCGGGACGCGGCCGATCTGGTCGAGGTCGAATACCGCGCCGGGCGGGGCCGTTTCGACTTCGGCGAGTTCGAGGACGACACCTACATCCCGAAGACGGTCAACGCCGGTCTCCCCACCGACACCGCGGTCGGCGACTTCGACGCCGGGTTCGCCGGTGCGGAGGTCAAGGTCGACCAGCGGTACACGACCCCGTACGAGTTCTCGATGCCGATCGAACCGAACGCGTCCATGGTGGCACCGCGCGGCGAGGACCTGGTCGTCTACGTGAGCTGCCAGATCACCGACGCGGCGCGGGACTCGGTCGCCGGCACGCTGATGATGGACCCCGAGCGGGTGCACATCGTCACCCCCTTCGTCGGCGGCGGCTTCGGCTCCAAGCTGGGCATCCACTCCGAGACGATCCTGGCGGCGCTCGCCGCCCGCGCACTGGGCCGGCCGGTCAAGGTCACGCTGACCCGCCAGCAGGTCTTCCAGCTCGTGGGCATGCGCCCCACGTCGGACCAGCGGGTCCGGCTGGGCGCGGGGCACGATGGACGGCTGGCCGCGATCGCCCACGACGTCACCATGCACACCAACCCCGACGTCGAGTACGCCGAGCAGACCGCCGCCACCGTCCGCAGCCTCTACGCCGCGCCCCACCGGCTGACCAGCCACCGGCTGACGGCCCTCGACCTGCCGCGCGGGACGGACGTCCGCGCGCCGGGCGAGGCGCCGGGCATGCTCTCGGTCGAGTCGGCGATGGACGAGCTGGCCGAGGCGCTCGGGATGGACCCGGTCGAACTGCGCATCCGCAACGAGCCCACCGTGGATCCCGAGCGGAACGTGCCGTACAGCGACCGGCACCTGGTGGAGTGCCTGCGCGAAGGCGCCCGCCGGTTCGGCTGGGAGAACCGTCCGGCCGCGCCCGCGAGTGTGCGCGAGGGACGGTGGCTGATCGGCTACGGCATGTCGGCCGCCATCCGGGGGCACTTCCAGGGGCCGACGACGGTACGGGTGCGGTTGGAGCCGGACGGCACCGCCGTCATCCAGACCGACATGACCGACATCGGGACGGGCACCTACACCATCCTCACCCAGGTCGGGGCCGAGGGACTCGGGCTCCCGCTGGAACGGGTGCGGATCGACCTCGGGCGTTCGGACCACCCCTCCAGCTGGGGGTCCGGCGGCTCGTGGGGCGCCACCAATTCGTCCACCGCGCTGCACCGGGCGTGCGCGGCCCTGCGCACGAAGCTGCTGGACGCGGCGTGCGGCGACACCCGCTCCCCGCTGCACGGACAGGATCCCGCGGCGGCGGTGTTCTCCGACGGCAACGTGGCCATCGGTGGCGCGTCCGAGGCGCTGCGCGAGATCGTCGCGCGCCACCATCCCGACGGTGTGGAGGCGGAGGGCCAGACGCGCTTCATGGGCGACGATCCGAACTACTCGGACTACTCGATCAACACCTACGGTGCCCATTTCGCCGAAGTGGGCGTCGACGCGGACACCGCCGAGATCCGTCTGCGGCGGATGCTCAGCGTGTTCTCGGTGGGCCGTGTGTTCAATCCGAAGACGGCCCGCTCGCAGCTGATCGGCGGCATGATCTGGGGCGTCGGCGCGGCCCTCGAGGAGGAGGCCGTCGTCGACCCGCGATCCGGCGCCTTCGTCAACCGGGACTTCGCGGGGTATCTGGTGCCGGTCCACGGCGACATCCCCGCCGACATCGAGGCCCTCGTCCTGGAAGGGTACGACGACAAGGCCAATGACCTCGGCGCGAAGGGCATCGGTGAAGTGGGCATCTGCGGATCCGGCGCGGCGGTGGCCAACGCGGTGTTCAACGCCACCGGAGTGCGCGTGCGGGACTTCCCCATCACGCTCGAGAAGCTGTTGCCCGGATTGCCGGCCATGGCCGCCTGA
- a CDS encoding iron-containing redox enzyme family protein yields the protein MPLPTARGEVSGALVDALVREPGGATPPGGRSLRAADPYGDDLQLALYVCYELHYQGFSGVDDAWEWDIELLRTRQTLERRFLDALRSDATTHDDPDAAVSGLLVEPTDGTGVSHFLRDEGERWQMREYIAHRSLYQLKEADPHVWVLPRLRGRAKAAMAAVEYDEFGAGHGDRVHAELFAALMADLGLDPTYNHYLDAASARMLAVVNMMSLLGLHRALRGALVGHFATVEITSPPASDRLARALRRLGAGEAAVFFYTEHVEADAVHEQVVRHEVIDDLLKREPGLAADVAFGVDATVFLEDRFTDEVLDTWRKGRSSLRVPL from the coding sequence ATGCCCCTGCCCACGGCGCGGGGAGAGGTGTCCGGCGCGCTCGTCGACGCCCTCGTACGCGAGCCCGGCGGGGCGACGCCGCCCGGCGGCCGGTCGCTCCGGGCGGCCGATCCGTACGGCGACGATCTGCAACTCGCGCTCTATGTGTGCTACGAACTCCACTACCAGGGCTTCTCCGGTGTGGACGACGCATGGGAGTGGGATATCGAGCTGCTCCGGACGCGGCAGACGCTGGAGCGGCGCTTCCTGGACGCGCTGCGCTCCGACGCCACCACGCACGACGACCCGGACGCCGCCGTGTCCGGGCTGCTGGTGGAGCCCACCGACGGGACGGGCGTGTCGCACTTCCTCCGGGACGAGGGCGAGCGGTGGCAGATGCGCGAGTACATCGCGCATCGGTCGCTCTACCAGCTCAAGGAGGCCGACCCGCATGTATGGGTGCTGCCACGGCTTCGGGGCCGGGCCAAGGCGGCGATGGCGGCCGTGGAGTACGACGAGTTCGGGGCCGGGCACGGGGACCGGGTGCACGCGGAGCTGTTCGCCGCTCTGATGGCCGACCTGGGCCTGGACCCGACGTACAACCACTATCTGGACGCCGCGTCGGCGCGGATGCTGGCGGTGGTCAACATGATGTCGCTGCTGGGACTGCACAGGGCGCTGCGCGGCGCCCTGGTGGGCCACTTCGCCACCGTCGAGATCACCTCCCCGCCCGCCTCCGACCGGCTGGCCCGGGCCCTGCGACGACTGGGCGCGGGCGAGGCGGCGGTGTTCTTCTACACCGAACACGTGGAGGCCGACGCCGTACACGAGCAGGTCGTACGCCATGAGGTGATCGACGACCTCCTGAAGCGCGAACCCGGGCTCGCCGCGGACGTGGCGTTCGGCGTCGATGCCACCGTGTTCCTGGAGGACCGCTTCACCGATGAGGTCCTGGACACCTGGCGGAAGGGCCGGTCCTCACTCCGCGTCCCGCTGTGA
- a CDS encoding MFS transporter: MSDEEGHPRRWAILVALCAALLVIVVDNTVLHVAVPAIGDAFDASTDQLQAVIDAYVVVFAGLLITAGVLSDRYGRRRALVVGLLVFGAASALAAAAPSVWWLIAARALMGVGAALVMPATLAVLVVVFPERERPRAFALWSAVASVGMAAGPLLGGALVDAWSWAAVFLINVPVVTVALFGVVRLVPETRAADGRGLDPYGTVLVTAGMTGLVWALIEAPAYGYTAPAVVAGAAVAVLALVGFGVRQRRSATPMVDLRLYRDRRFAGAGFAVAVMTIATGSTLFVLSQYLQLVLGYSAFETGLAAVPLAAGVVAGSAVGGRAPARLGARACIVTGFTVTAAGFAVLASLSESGGSAAVSIGLGLAGLGSGIAGPSATSTVLGAVPPERAGMGSALNDTHQQLGIALGVAGLGGLLATVYRGKLPDGLPEDAMSSLGATLSHARDRADGAALADAARSAFTDAQSVTMGVGVAAALTGAAVALLALPGRTSPVVAPEPESEEAGQPGSQRDAE, translated from the coding sequence ATGAGCGACGAGGAAGGCCATCCGCGCCGGTGGGCGATCCTGGTGGCCCTGTGTGCCGCCCTGCTCGTGATCGTCGTCGACAACACCGTCCTGCATGTCGCGGTGCCCGCCATCGGCGATGCCTTCGACGCCTCGACGGACCAGCTCCAGGCGGTGATCGACGCCTATGTCGTGGTCTTCGCCGGGCTCCTCATCACCGCGGGGGTGCTCTCCGACCGCTACGGCAGGCGGCGCGCCCTCGTCGTGGGGCTGCTGGTCTTCGGGGCGGCGTCGGCGCTGGCCGCGGCGGCCCCGTCGGTGTGGTGGCTGATCGCGGCGCGGGCGCTCATGGGGGTGGGCGCGGCGCTGGTGATGCCCGCGACGCTCGCGGTACTCGTCGTGGTCTTCCCCGAGCGGGAGCGCCCGCGGGCCTTCGCGCTGTGGAGCGCGGTCGCCTCCGTCGGCATGGCGGCGGGGCCCCTGCTCGGGGGCGCCCTGGTGGACGCGTGGAGCTGGGCGGCGGTCTTCCTGATCAACGTCCCCGTGGTGACGGTGGCCCTGTTCGGGGTCGTACGGCTGGTGCCCGAGACCCGGGCGGCCGACGGCCGGGGACTGGATCCGTACGGCACCGTCCTGGTCACCGCGGGCATGACCGGCCTGGTCTGGGCCCTGATCGAGGCCCCGGCGTACGGGTACACCGCGCCCGCGGTGGTGGCCGGGGCGGCGGTGGCGGTGCTGGCGCTGGTCGGCTTCGGCGTACGGCAGCGGCGCTCCGCGACGCCGATGGTCGATCTGCGGCTCTACCGCGACCGGCGGTTCGCCGGGGCGGGTTTCGCGGTGGCGGTGATGACGATCGCCACGGGCAGCACCCTCTTCGTGCTGAGCCAGTATCTGCAACTGGTGCTCGGCTACAGCGCGTTCGAGACCGGGCTCGCCGCGGTGCCGCTCGCCGCGGGGGTCGTCGCGGGCTCGGCGGTGGGCGGCCGGGCCCCGGCCAGACTCGGGGCGCGGGCCTGCATCGTCACCGGATTCACCGTCACCGCGGCCGGATTCGCGGTGCTGGCCTCGCTCTCCGAGAGCGGCGGCTCCGCGGCGGTGTCCATCGGGCTGGGGCTGGCGGGCCTCGGATCCGGTATCGCGGGGCCCTCGGCGACCAGCACGGTGCTGGGGGCGGTGCCGCCCGAGCGGGCCGGTATGGGCTCCGCGCTCAACGACACCCATCAGCAACTCGGCATCGCCCTGGGCGTGGCCGGGCTGGGCGGCCTGCTCGCCACCGTCTACCGGGGCAAGCTGCCGGACGGTCTGCCCGAGGACGCGATGTCCTCGCTCGGCGCCACCCTGTCGCACGCCCGGGACCGCGCGGACGGCGCGGCACTGGCCGACGCGGCCCGCTCGGCCTTCACCGACGCCCAGTCCGTCACGATGGGCGTCGGCGTGGCGGCCGCCCTGACCGGCGCGGCCGTGGCGCTGCTCGCACTGCCGGGCCGCACCTCACCGGTGGTGGCACCCGAGCCGGAGTCCGAGGAGGCGGGGCAGCCGGGGTCACAGCGGGACGCGGAGTGA
- a CDS encoding FAD binding domain-containing protein: MRSFTYERATDTRAAVAAAAQPGAKFISGGTNLLDLMKLDIEYPSHLVDISRLPLRDIEEPPDGGLRVGAQARNSDVAADPRVRTRYPVLSEALVSGASGQLRNKASTGGNLVQRTRCPYFYDTAADCNKRDPGSGCAAIGGFNRIHAILGASESCIATHPSDMAVAMTALDAEIELLRADGSVRRVAITDFYRLPGDTPHIENVLGDDEMITGVVLPPPLPGRQIYRKVRDRASYEFALVSVAAVVSVRQGTVREARVAFGGVAHMPWRSVEAEDALTDRPATMDTYRAAAEAALRGAVGRGDNDFKVELAKRTLCRTLAQAAGAS; encoded by the coding sequence ATGAGGTCCTTCACCTATGAGCGGGCGACGGACACCCGGGCCGCCGTCGCCGCGGCTGCCCAGCCGGGCGCGAAGTTCATCAGCGGCGGCACCAATCTGCTCGACCTGATGAAGCTCGACATCGAATACCCCAGCCACCTGGTGGACATCAGCCGGCTTCCGCTGCGGGACATCGAGGAGCCGCCGGACGGTGGACTGCGCGTCGGCGCCCAGGCGCGGAACTCCGATGTGGCCGCCGATCCCCGCGTGCGCACCCGCTATCCGGTGCTGTCGGAGGCGCTGGTGTCGGGCGCCTCGGGGCAGCTGCGCAACAAGGCGTCCACCGGGGGAAACCTGGTGCAGCGCACGCGCTGTCCCTACTTCTACGACACGGCCGCGGACTGCAACAAGCGCGACCCCGGATCGGGGTGCGCGGCGATCGGCGGGTTCAACCGGATCCACGCGATCCTCGGCGCGAGCGAGTCCTGCATCGCCACCCACCCCTCGGACATGGCCGTCGCGATGACCGCGCTCGATGCGGAGATCGAGCTGCTCCGGGCCGATGGGTCGGTGCGCCGCGTCGCCATCACGGACTTCTACCGGCTGCCGGGCGATACGCCGCATATCGAGAACGTGCTGGGCGACGACGAGATGATCACGGGCGTTGTGCTGCCCCCGCCCCTGCCGGGCCGGCAGATCTACCGCAAGGTGCGGGACCGGGCGTCGTACGAGTTCGCGCTGGTCTCGGTGGCGGCGGTCGTCTCGGTCCGCCAGGGGACGGTCCGGGAGGCGCGGGTGGCGTTCGGCGGTGTGGCACACATGCCGTGGCGGTCCGTCGAGGCGGAGGACGCGCTGACCGACCGTCCGGCCACGATGGACACCTATCGCGCCGCCGCCGAGGCGGCGCTGCGCGGCGCGGTCGGGCGGGGTGACAACGACTTCAAGGTCGAACTGGCCAAGCGCACCCTGTGCCGCACGCTGGCGCAAGCGGCCGGGGCGAGCTGA
- a CDS encoding TetR/AcrR family transcriptional regulator, with amino-acid sequence MSTKPDGNRGTDADQGKKVLDNAPGAVWFRTGKTARPRPQLSHERIVTTAVELLDRDGVRKLSMRRLAERLGAHATSLYWHVATKDDVLDLALDAVFAGLDLPELHSASWQDDVEAFMTGLRSVLLRHPWAGALANSRPLMGPNALRCSEFAYTALTTGGFEGVHLSSAAATITHYVIGSASSEAVWRQRSDEAATRSAVDAHIRAHIDEYPTLAGHFPLLEEDDWDSHFHRGMRLLLAGLASPDARERS; translated from the coding sequence GTGAGCACGAAGCCGGACGGGAACAGGGGAACGGACGCGGACCAGGGGAAGAAGGTGCTGGACAACGCACCGGGAGCGGTGTGGTTCCGTACCGGGAAGACCGCCCGCCCACGGCCTCAGCTGTCACATGAGCGAATCGTCACCACCGCCGTCGAGCTGCTGGACCGCGACGGTGTGCGGAAGCTGAGCATGCGCCGGCTCGCCGAGCGGCTCGGCGCCCACGCGACCAGCCTCTACTGGCACGTGGCCACCAAGGACGACGTCCTGGACCTCGCTCTCGACGCGGTCTTCGCCGGACTCGACCTCCCCGAGCTGCACAGCGCCTCATGGCAGGACGACGTCGAGGCGTTCATGACCGGCCTGCGCTCGGTCCTGCTGCGCCACCCATGGGCCGGCGCCCTGGCCAACTCCCGCCCCCTCATGGGACCCAACGCCCTGCGCTGCTCGGAGTTCGCCTACACCGCGCTCACCACCGGCGGCTTCGAAGGGGTCCACCTGTCGTCCGCCGCGGCCACCATCACCCACTATGTGATCGGCTCCGCCTCCTCCGAAGCCGTGTGGCGGCAGCGCTCCGACGAGGCGGCGACCCGCTCGGCCGTGGACGCCCACATCCGCGCCCACATCGACGAATACCCGACCCTCGCCGGCCACTTCCCGCTCCTGGAGGAGGACGACTGGGACTCCCACTTCCACCGCGGTATGCGCCTGCTGCTGGCCGGTCTGGCCTCCCCCGACGCTCGGGAGCGGTCATGA
- a CDS encoding 2Fe-2S iron-sulfur cluster-binding protein yields MSASDTHAMRRDQAEPAPPSAIKLNINDQVRQLEVDPRTSLLDALREHLRLSGTKKGCDHGQCGACTVLINGRRVLSCLTLAVMHEDDEIMTIEGLGDPDHLHPMQRAFVECDGFQCGYCTPGQICSAVGMLAEVKAGWPSHVTTDVSSPRVALTDDEIRERMSGNICRCAAYPNIVAAIRDSAEGGAT; encoded by the coding sequence ATGAGCGCTTCGGATACGCACGCCATGAGGCGGGACCAGGCTGAGCCGGCCCCGCCCTCGGCGATCAAGCTGAACATCAACGATCAGGTGCGGCAGCTCGAGGTGGATCCGCGGACCTCGCTGCTCGACGCGCTGCGTGAACACCTGCGCCTGAGCGGGACCAAGAAGGGGTGTGATCACGGGCAGTGCGGCGCCTGCACGGTGCTCATCAACGGCCGACGCGTCCTCTCCTGTCTGACACTCGCCGTGATGCACGAGGACGACGAGATCATGACGATCGAAGGCCTGGGCGACCCCGACCATCTGCACCCCATGCAACGGGCCTTCGTCGAATGCGACGGCTTCCAGTGCGGCTACTGCACCCCCGGCCAGATCTGTTCGGCCGTCGGCATGCTCGCCGAGGTGAAGGCGGGCTGGCCCAGCCATGTCACCACCGATGTGTCCTCGCCCCGGGTCGCGTTGACCGATGACGAGATCCGCGAGCGGATGAGCGGCAACATCTGCCGGTGCGCCGCCTATCCGAACATCGTCGCGGCCATCCGCGACAGCGCGGAGGGAGGCGCCACATGA
- a CDS encoding DUF6328 family protein: MHDDRDAPGNRGREARSGRVETREERADRKWAELLQEVRVTQTGVQILFAFLLTVAFTPRFHDLGQVDRAIYVVTVLLGAAATGALIAPVSLHRIVTGRRLKPETVDWASRFTVAGLVLLLCTVASALLLILRVVVVDVTAFWLAAAALLWFVICWFVPAAWLFHRSRKER; encoded by the coding sequence ATGCACGACGACCGCGACGCGCCCGGAAACCGTGGCCGTGAGGCTCGGTCCGGCCGTGTGGAGACTCGCGAGGAGCGGGCCGACCGCAAGTGGGCCGAGTTGCTCCAGGAGGTGAGGGTGACGCAGACGGGTGTGCAGATCCTGTTCGCGTTCCTGCTCACGGTCGCCTTCACCCCGCGCTTCCACGACCTGGGCCAGGTGGACCGGGCCATCTACGTCGTGACCGTCCTTCTGGGCGCGGCGGCCACCGGCGCGTTGATCGCACCCGTCTCCTTGCACCGGATCGTCACCGGCCGCCGGCTGAAGCCGGAAACGGTGGACTGGGCCTCCCGTTTCACCGTGGCCGGGCTGGTGCTTTTGCTGTGCACGGTGGCGTCGGCGCTGCTGCTGATCCTGCGTGTCGTCGTGGTCGATGTCACCGCCTTCTGGCTGGCGGCCGCGGCCCTGCTCTGGTTCGTGATCTGCTGGTTCGTACCCGCGGCGTGGCTTTTCCACCGCTCGCGCAAGGAGCGCTGA
- a CDS encoding DUF6480 family protein, protein MDQQNPHPDRTPGPAGSPGPPGGPSTPGSSGLRPSVGVPPGETPPAEDGLSEAGPRETYNPTKGWSKGPTIVIWLFVALFATFCIAFAVAVLG, encoded by the coding sequence ATGGACCAGCAGAACCCGCATCCTGACCGCACTCCCGGGCCTGCCGGATCTCCTGGGCCTCCCGGAGGCCCTTCGACTCCCGGATCTTCCGGACTCCGGCCGAGCGTGGGCGTGCCCCCGGGCGAGACCCCACCGGCCGAGGACGGCCTGTCGGAAGCGGGCCCCCGCGAGACGTACAACCCCACGAAGGGCTGGTCGAAGGGGCCCACGATCGTCATTTGGCTCTTTGTGGCGCTGTTCGCGACCTTCTGCATCGCGTTCGCGGTCGCCGTGCTGGGGTGA
- a CDS encoding ATP-dependent Clp protease ATP-binding subunit: MSSGFMGPGDFGPDPFEEFMARFLGGGPRPGLRHIDIGRLMSDPARQLVADAATYAAEHGSADLDTKHLLRAALAAEPTRELLAGAGADTDALAAEIDRMSGEGPRRTQLSVTPAVKRALLDAHELARMNGASYIGPEHVLGALAANHDSTAGRILNSLPFDPAAGRGGPQSAPGQPPVSRAAGQQSGRRQNTPTLDKFSRDLTDLAHAGRIDPVIGREQEIEQTVEVLSRRGKNNPVLIGDAGVGKTAIVEGLAQRVAEGDVPDILLGRRVVALDMSAVVAGTRYRGDFEERLSGIIDEIRTHSEELIVFIDELHTVVGAGASGAEGGSMDAGNMLKPALARGELHVIGATTLEEYRRHIEKDAALARRFQPVLVPEPSAADAVEILRGLRDRYEAHHQVRFTDEALLAAVELSDRYLTDRFLPDKAIDLVDQAGARVRLRSRTKGTDTRILEREVEQLTRDKDQAVAAEEYERATELRDRIAELNRRIEADGGTEPDDGQGLEVTAEDIAEVVSRQTGIPVSSLTQEEKQRLLGLEEHLSERVIGQDEAVGAVAEAVLRSRAGLADPGRPIGSFLFLGPTGVGKTELARALAEALFGSEDLMVRLDMSEYQERHTVSRLVGAPPGYVGHEEAGQLTEAVRRRPYALLLFDEIEKAHPDVFNTLLQVLDDGRLTDAHGRTVDFRNTVVVMTSNLGSEAIGGRGALGFGTADADTDEQARRERVLRPLREHFRPEFLNRVDEIVVFRQLTDEHLRQITDLLLEETRRRLHAQNVTVEFAPEAVDWIARRGHEPAYGARPLRRTIQREVDNRLSRLLLDGEISSGDRARVEVADGQLVFHTDTASNAGQP, from the coding sequence ATGAGCAGCGGTTTCATGGGTCCGGGGGACTTCGGTCCAGACCCGTTCGAGGAATTCATGGCGCGATTCCTCGGCGGCGGACCGCGCCCCGGCCTCCGCCATATCGACATCGGCCGCCTGATGAGCGACCCCGCCCGGCAGCTCGTCGCCGACGCGGCCACCTATGCCGCCGAGCACGGCAGCGCCGATCTGGACACCAAACATCTGCTGCGTGCCGCGCTGGCCGCCGAGCCGACCCGGGAGCTGCTGGCGGGGGCGGGCGCCGACACCGACGCGCTGGCCGCGGAGATCGACCGGATGAGCGGCGAGGGGCCGCGGCGCACCCAGCTGTCCGTCACCCCAGCGGTCAAGCGCGCCCTGCTGGACGCGCACGAACTGGCCCGTATGAACGGCGCCTCCTACATCGGCCCCGAGCATGTGCTCGGGGCGCTGGCCGCCAACCACGACTCCACGGCCGGCCGCATCCTCAACTCCCTGCCCTTCGACCCCGCGGCGGGCCGGGGCGGACCGCAGAGCGCACCGGGCCAGCCGCCGGTGAGCAGGGCGGCCGGGCAGCAGTCCGGCCGACGGCAGAACACGCCCACCCTCGACAAGTTCAGCCGCGATCTGACCGACCTCGCCCACGCGGGGCGGATCGACCCGGTCATCGGCCGCGAGCAGGAGATCGAGCAGACCGTCGAGGTGCTGTCCCGCAGGGGCAAGAACAACCCCGTACTGATCGGCGACGCCGGAGTCGGCAAGACCGCCATCGTCGAAGGGCTCGCCCAGCGCGTGGCCGAGGGAGACGTCCCCGACATCCTCCTGGGCCGCCGGGTGGTCGCCCTGGACATGTCCGCGGTCGTCGCCGGCACCCGCTACCGCGGCGACTTCGAGGAGCGGCTGAGCGGCATCATCGACGAGATCCGCACCCACTCCGAGGAGCTGATCGTCTTCATCGACGAGCTGCACACCGTGGTCGGCGCGGGCGCGAGCGGCGCCGAGGGCGGTTCCATGGACGCGGGCAACATGCTCAAGCCCGCCCTGGCCCGTGGCGAACTCCATGTCATCGGCGCCACCACGCTGGAGGAGTACCGCCGCCACATCGAGAAGGACGCGGCGCTGGCCCGGCGCTTCCAGCCAGTCCTGGTCCCGGAGCCCTCCGCCGCCGACGCCGTGGAGATCCTGCGCGGTCTGCGCGACCGCTACGAGGCCCATCACCAGGTCCGCTTCACCGATGAGGCGCTGCTCGCCGCCGTGGAGCTGTCCGACCGCTATCTCACCGACCGGTTCCTGCCCGACAAGGCCATCGACCTGGTGGACCAGGCCGGCGCCCGGGTGCGGCTGCGCTCGCGCACCAAGGGCACCGACACCCGAATCCTGGAGCGCGAGGTCGAGCAGCTGACCCGGGACAAGGACCAGGCGGTGGCCGCGGAGGAGTACGAGCGGGCCACCGAACTGCGCGACCGCATAGCCGAGTTGAACCGCCGCATCGAGGCCGACGGCGGCACCGAACCCGACGACGGGCAGGGCCTCGAGGTCACCGCCGAGGACATCGCCGAGGTGGTCTCCCGCCAGACCGGGATCCCGGTCAGCAGCCTCACCCAGGAGGAGAAGCAGCGCCTGCTCGGCCTGGAGGAACACCTGTCCGAGCGGGTCATCGGGCAGGACGAGGCCGTCGGCGCCGTGGCCGAGGCGGTGCTGCGCTCCCGTGCCGGTCTTGCCGACCCCGGCCGTCCCATCGGCAGCTTCCTCTTCCTCGGTCCGACCGGCGTCGGCAAGACCGAACTCGCGCGGGCGCTGGCCGAGGCGTTGTTCGGCAGCGAGGACCTGATGGTCCGGCTGGACATGAGCGAGTACCAGGAGCGGCACACCGTCAGCCGGCTGGTCGGCGCGCCACCCGGATACGTCGGCCACGAGGAGGCCGGACAGCTCACCGAGGCGGTGCGCCGCCGCCCCTACGCGCTGCTCCTGTTCGACGAGATCGAGAAGGCGCATCCGGACGTGTTCAACACCCTGCTCCAGGTGCTCGACGACGGCCGGCTCACCGACGCCCACGGCCGTACGGTCGACTTCCGCAACACGGTCGTCGTGATGACCAGCAACCTCGGCTCCGAGGCCATCGGCGGGCGCGGCGCCCTCGGCTTCGGGACCGCGGACGCCGATACGGACGAGCAGGCCCGGCGCGAGCGCGTCCTGCGACCGCTGCGCGAGCACTTCCGCCCCGAGTTCCTCAACCGCGTCGACGAGATCGTGGTCTTCCGGCAGCTCACGGACGAGCATCTGCGCCAGATCACCGATCTGCTGCTGGAGGAGACCCGCCGTCGGCTGCACGCCCAGAACGTCACCGTGGAGTTCGCCCCGGAGGCCGTCGACTGGATCGCGCGGCGCGGCCACGAACCCGCGTACGGTGCCCGGCCGCTGCGCCGCACCATCCAGCGGGAGGTGGACAACCGTCTGTCGCGACTGCTGCTGGACGGCGAGATCTCGTCCGGCGACCGGGCCCGGGTGGAGGTCGCGGACGGACAGCTGGTGTTCCACACCGACACCGCCTCGAACGCCGGGCAACCGTGA